From one Lolium rigidum isolate FL_2022 chromosome 4, APGP_CSIRO_Lrig_0.1, whole genome shotgun sequence genomic stretch:
- the LOC124650093 gene encoding scarecrow-like protein 21 — translation MSAKASGRTYRHTDDSQMAYYNNSVPLGENGRFYVTQSHLDVHYVSSDEGSQKIRSNPQVFEPQYCTLESSSGNGVYPTQSSTSSQSISPISGSPLSQHDSHSDHVYGSPPSVSCVTEVADLQVKLKELENAILGPELDIAYDSPESSLQANNPLKPDNWRQLLGINTGDLKEVIIACGRAVAEDDVFATELLLSELGQLVSVSGDPMQRLGAYMLEGLVARLSSSGSKIYKSLKCKEPTGSELMSYMTLLYEICPFYKFGYMSANGAIAEAIKGENFVHIIDFQIAQGSQWVTVIQALAARPGGPPCLRITGIDDSDSVYARGGGLDIVGARLYNVSQACGLPFEFNAIPAASHEVYLEHLDIRPGEVIAVNFAYQLHHTPDESVSTENHRDRILRMIKSLSPRVVTLVEQESNTNTAPFFPRYLETLDHYTAMFESIDVALPRGDKRRMSAEQHCVARDIVNLIACEGTDRVERHEVFGKWKARFEMAGFRPYPLSSVVNNTIKTLLNSYNSYYRLEERDGVLYLGWKNRVLVVSSAWC, via the coding sequence ATGTCGGCTAAGGCTTCAGGTCGTACATACAGACACACGGATGATTCACAAATGGCATACTACAACAATTCAGTGCCTTTGGGGGAAAATGGAAGGTTCTATGTAACGCAAAGCCATCTGGATGTTCACTACGTTTCTTCAGATGAGGGGTCACAGAAGATAAGATCCAACCCTCAAGTATTTGAGCCACAGTACTGCACCCTGGAGTCATCATCAGGGAATGGTGTGTATCCTACACAAAGCTCCACATCTTCTCAGAGCATCTCCCCTATAAGTGGGAGCCCCTTGTCTCAGCATGACAGCCACTCAGACCATGTATATGGTTCACCCCCAAGTGTCTCCTGTGTCACTGAGGTTGCGGATCTCCAGGTTAAACTGAAGGAGCTAGAGAATGCAATTCTTGGACCTGAATTAGACATAGCTTATGACAGCCCTGAGAGCTCCTTGCAAGCTAACAATCCTTTGAAACCTGATAATTGGAGACAACTTCTGGGAATTAATACAGGGGACTTGAAGGAGGTGATCATAGCATGTGGTAGGGCTGTTGCCGAGGATGATGTATTTGCAACAGAACTACTGCTATCAGAGCTAGGTCAGCTGGTGTCTGTCTCTGGTGATCCAATGCAACGACTGGGTGCATATATGTTGGAAGGCCTTGTTGCCAGGCTTTCTTCCTCTGGGAGTAAAATATATAAATCCTTGAAGTGTAAAGAACCTACAGGCTCTGAGCTCATGTCATACATGACTCTTCTTTATGAGATCTGCCCATTTTACAAGTTCGGTTACATGTCAGCAAATGGTGCCATAGCTGAAGCTATCAAAGGTGAGAACTTTGTTCACATCATTGATTTCCAAATTGCACAGGGGAGCCAGTGGGTAACTGTTATACAGGCTCTTGCCGCGAGACCTGGTGGTCCACCATGCCTAAGAATCACTGGTATTGATGACTCAGATTCTGTTTATGCCCGAGGTGGTGGACTGGATATAGTTGGGGCTAGATTGTATAATGTTTCTCAAGCGTGTGGTCTTCCCTTTGAGTTCAATGCTATTCCAGCCGCTAGCCATGAGGTTTACCTTGAGCATCTTGACATAAGGCCTGGGGAGGTTATTGCTGTGAATTTTGCTTATCAGCTGCATCATACTCCTGATGAAAGCGTGAGCACAGAAAATCACCGCGATAGGATTTTGAGAATGATCAAGAGTCTCTCTCCAAGGGTGGTGACTCTTGTTGAGCAGGAGTCAAATACAAACACAGCTCCATTCTTCCCAAGATACTTAGAGACTCTTGACCACTATACGGCAATGTTTGAGTCAATAGATGTTGCTCTTCCGAGGGGTGATAAGAGAAGGATGAGCGCAGAGCAGCACTGTGTTGCGAGGGATATTGTCAACCTAATCGCGTGTGAGGGCACTGATAGGGTTGAGAGGCATGAGGTGTTCGGAAAATGGAAGGCAAGATTTGAAATGGCTGGATTTAGGCCATACCCGCTTAGTTCAGTGGTGAACAACACCATCAAAACACTGCTGAATAGTTACAACAGTTACTACAGGCTTGAGGAGAGAGACGGTGTCCTTTACCTTGGATGGAAGAATAGAGTGTTGGTTGTGTCTTCTGCATGGTGTTGA